TGACCGACAGGCGATCGCCGACCACGCCGCCAACCTCGTCAGCAAGATCCAGGGCGACCTCACCAACAGCCTCAAGCGGCTGGGGGTGGACATCATTCACGGTTGGGCCAGGCTGGCGGGCCCCCAAAAGGTAAGCATTGCCACCGCCGAGGGCGAAAAGACCGTAACCGCCAAGGACATTATTCTTTCGCCCGGATCAGTGCCCTTCGTGCCGCCCGGAATCGAACTAGACGGCAAGACCGTGTTCACCAGCGATGACGCAATCAAGCTAGACTGGCTGCCCAACTGGGTCGCGGTCATCGGCAGTGGCTATATTGGGCTAGAGTTTGCTGATGTCTACACCGCGCTGGGCAGCGAAGTCACCATCGTCGAAGCGCTGGATCAGCTGATGCCCGGATTTGATCCTGACATTGCTAAACTGGCGCAGCGCATCCTGATTGCGCCCCGCGACATCGAAACCCGCGTGGGGCTGCTGGCGAAAACCGTGAAACCCGGTTCCCCCGTGGTGATTGAGCTGGCAGATGTAAAAACCAAAGAAATCGTAGAAGTGCTGGAGGTCGATGCTTGCCTGGTGGCAACGGGCCGCATCCCCGCCACGAAGGACTTGGGTCTGGAAACCGTCGGCATCGAACTCGATCGGCGCGGCTTTATTCCGGTGAACGATCAGATGCAGGTGCTAATAGACGGGCAGCCTGCGCCACATCTGTGGTCCATCGGCGACGCAACGGGCAAAATGATGCTGGCCCATGCCGCTTCGGCCCAGGGCATTGTGGCCGTCGAAAATATGTGCGATCGCCCCCGTCAGGTGGACTACCGCAGCATTCCTGCCGCCGCCTTTACCCATCCCGAAGTCAGCTTTGTCGGCATGACGGAACCCGCCGCCGTGGAACTGGGCAAGGCCGAGGGCTTCAAAGTCGCTGTTTCTCGCTCCTACTTCAAAGGCAACTCCAAAGCCCTGGCCGAAGGCGAAACCGACGGCGTGGCCAAGGTAATCTACCGTGAAGATACGGGCGAAGTGTTGGGGGCCCACATCATCGGGCTACACGCCTCCGACCTGATCCAGGAAGCCGCCAATGCGATCGCCCAGCGCCGCTCTGTCAGCGACCTCGCCTTCCTGGTGCATACCCATCCCACCCTGTCGGAAGTGCTAGACGAAGCCTACAAGCGGGCAGTTACAGCGCACTGAACGAAAAAAGAAAAAAGAAAAAAGAAGAACGAAAAACGAAACCTTTTATCTCTTCCCTCTTCGTTCTTCCCTCTTCCCTCTTCGTTCTTCTCTCTTCCCTCTTCCCCTCTCCCCCTTTTCCCTCAATGCAAATCCGTCGTCGTCCGCCCAACCCCGCTGTTGCGGTAGAAAATCTGCGGTATCAGATCAGTGCGCCCGACGCGCAGCCGCAGCATATTCTCGAAGAAATCGTCTGGCATAAGGAAACCGAAGTCGATCAGATGCGGGAGCGTCTGTCGCTGCTGGATTTGCAAAAAAAGGTGAAAGATCTGCCGCCGCCGAAGGATTTTGTCGAGGCGCTGCGGCAGGGCAAGACCCGTCCAGCGCTGATTGCTGAGGTCAAGAAGGCCTCGCCCAGCAAAGGCGTGATTCGGGAAGACTTTGACCCTGTGGCGATCGCCCGCGCCTACGAGCAAGCCGGAGCCGCCTGCATTTCTGTTTTAACGGACGAAAAGTTTTTTCAGGGCAGCTTTGCCTATCTCCAGCAGGTGCGCGATGCGGTCGATGTTCCCCTGCTGTGCAAAGACTTTGTGATTTATCCCTACCAAATCTATATGGCCCGGCTGCACGGAGCCGATGCGGTATTACTGATTGCAGCAATTCTCTCAGACAAGGATTTACAATACTTTATCAAGATTGTTCAGGCGCTTAACATGACTGCCCTGGTTGAGGTTCACACCCTCGAAGAGTTGGATCGAGTGCTGGCACTGCAAGGTGTCCATCTGGTCGGCATCAACAACCGCAACTTGCAGGACTTTTCTGTAGATCTGCAAACCACTTGCAGCTTGTTGGCCGATCGCCAAGCTCAAATTCAAAAACAGGGCATTCTAACGGTAAGCGAGTCGGGACTGCACACTCCAGCAGACCTCAGCCAGGTCGAGCAAGCCGGAGTCGAAGCCGTGCTGATTGGGGAGTCGCTGGTCAAACAGCCCGACCCTGGAGCAGCGATCGCTAGTCTGTTTGTCTGCTAGCCTGCTGACGCTCGACCTGGGCAAATAACTGGGCAACCGACTGGGCAACCGAACTGGGCAACTGACTGTGACTCAAACCCAAAGCTTCCATATTGGGAGTGTATAGCGGTTTGCGCCCGCGTGTGGTGACTGCACATCTCAGGTTTGAACGAGCCTGAGACAGCGGCTTACCGCCGATTCTTTAGGTTGCCCACCCCTCATCCGACTCGCTCCGACCCGCGCTGGACGAGGCGCTTTTCCGTATCTTTTTTGCATCTTCAATTTAGAGTTAGCCTTTAGAATCCTATGGAACCGATTCCCCTGCCGTCCCATATTCACTACGAGCTGCTGCTGCAACTGCTGGAACGCCAGACCACGCCCGCTGCTCAGCACCAGTCTCAGCATCAGGCCCAGGTTCATGAGCTAATCAGCACGCTGCGAAAGGCGCTGACCCAACAGAAGCGCCTAGAGGAAAGCCTAAGCCGCGCCAATGTGCCTATTGACTATCGCTGGTCGCTCAACAGCGCGGGTTTGGAGACAGTCTCTTCTGAGGTGCGCTGAGGTGGCAGTCCGCACCCTGTAGATTTCAGATTTCTTTAACAAATCGGGCGATCGCAGATGGATGGGCAGTGCTAGCTGGGTTGGCGCAAGAGGAAAGCGGATTCAGCCGTGCTTCTTTCAATTTGAATCTCGGATCTGCTGAACACATCCTGTAAACTAGGATCAACAAGAAACAAGCATCGGTTATACAAGCTATGTTTTTCATAGGTTGTATTGCTGGTCACTTGGTCTTCTTCACTACGCTTCTGTTTTTAATAGATTGATCGTGCATCTCTTAGAGCAGTTTCGTTCAGGTAAATTTGCCTGAACGACTTGATACAGGCTTGATTTAATTCCCTAGCTTGATCCTCCGGATTGAGGCTGAGTCCAGGTTGAGCTATTCATGAGGCTCAGACACACGGGGAATGATACAGATTCAAATGATTGAGTAATCGAGTTTTGGTCGTTGTTTGGAGTCTTCTAGGAATTTGTTTGGCAACTGCTTGTTGCTAACTATTTAGCTGATGTTGTAAGTGGCTTGAGTTAAAGCTTTTAGCATTTACTCTTGGTATTTGTTTGACATCCAGCAAAGTGCTAAGCATTGAGCAAGTTTGAGCAGGTTTAATTCTTTAATTCATTTTGATGGGTCGATTCTTGTCATCCTGGGCGCAAGGTTTAGTTTGTCGTTTTGATTAGTTTCTGCTGGCTCCGCTTCTGATTTAAGTTTCTTTATTAAACCCACTGGTTATCCCACGGCTGGCTGAGTATTGTGTGGCAAAACGATCGGGAGGCGCTGCGTGTCACAACCAGATTGGACAATGGTTTCCGCGACACCGGAGCAATCACGTCTTTCCATCGAAGCCGGTTCCGATGGAGGGAGCTTTAGTGGAAACGATTTGGGCGGCAGTCTTCTCAGGGGAGATGAATCTAATCCAAGCGTGGTGGCTGTCGAAGCGCCAGTTGTGGAACTATCAGCCGAATTACCTGTCGAATCACCGCATACGCGGCTGTTGAGCGAGTTGGCCCAATTGCGATCGCAGGATCGAGAACGCATTGCCCGCATTCACCACCTGGAACAGGCGCTAGATCAGGCCTTGTCTTGCATGGACGAACTGCGGCTGCAAATGCAAGACCAGGGCTTGCTGGAAACCCAACTGGCGGCGACCGAAAAGTTTGCCAGCGTGCAACAGCAGGCGATCGCCCGCCTCAAAGTCCGCCTCAAGCAGCAGCAGCAGACCATCGATGCCCATCTGGCCGAAGCCTACGAGCGCGATCGCCAAGCCCAGGAAAAGCTTGCCGCGGCCGAAGCCCGCTTTCAGGCGCAGCAGGAAGAACTGGATCGGCTGAGAATCCAGCTTAGCGGCCTGAGCCAAGGCCACGGGCGCGATGGATGGAACGGCCGAGAATCGCCAGACGCAACCCGCCAACGGATGCAGGAACTAGAGGAGGCTGCCCAGTACGCGCAAGAACTGTCCTATCGCCTCCAGGAACAGCTTGAAGCATCGCAGCAGCAGGTTCAGCGTCTAGCCGTTGCCCTGAGCGCTGCCGAAACCCGAGTTGCCGAGATGGAATCGATGATGGCCCAGATTCAGGCGGCCCAGGGCCCAAGCCAGGAACAACCAGGCGGGTTGCGGTCGGCGCTGCCATCGTCTGCGATCCGGACTCGCCCTGTCGCTCGTCGGACAAATGCGATCGCCACGCTGGGGCAAGACCTAGCCCGCGCCCAGATCAAAGCCGATGAGCTAGAAATTGAGCTAGGACGGCAGATGCGGCTGCAAACCCTATGGCTGCAAAATAACCGGGAGTTGGAGGCAGAGTGCGATCGCTATCGGGCCCGCATTGCCGATCTGGAAGCCCAAAATAGCGACATCCAGGAGCAAATCTTTCACCATGCCCGCCAGGTCAGCGAGTACGAAGCTACCATCCATCATTGGAAAGATCAGTACATTGCCAGCCAGCGCCAAATCGCCAGCTTCAAAGAACTGCTCGACAGCGTACAGGTGCATCTACTCGCCAGCGAACAGGTCGATCCAGAGCTAACCGCGATTTTCTCTGAGCTAATGACTATGATGGAAGTTGTCGCCACCCTCGACAGCAACAGCCTCAGCAGCCTCTCTGCACCGCCCGTCTCGCGGTTCAATCCGCTGGATTTGCCTGATTTTCTGGTGCGCTGCCGCAGCCACCGCCATCGCTAACGACCTGATATACCCATCGCAAACGAGTTGAGGGCTTTAGAAACGCTGTAGACTGATGGAGACGTTTTCAGCGGGACTTGCCGTGACCCCAGCCGAGCTTGCTTTGCTGCTTTCCTCTATTGCCCTTGGCGTTGCGGGGCAGTTTTTTTTGAAGTCGGGCGCACTGAAGCTGGGTCGCGTTGAGGCGAGTAACGCCATCAGCCATGTGTTGAGCATTCTCACCGTGCCGGACTTGCTGATCGGGCTGGCTTGCTACGGGTTGGGCGCGGTGGTGTATATCTTGGTGCTGACTCGCGTTAAGCTCAGCGTCGTGGGGCCAACAGTCGCGCTCAGCTACGTGTTTTCGGTGCTGTTGGGCTATTTTGTCTTCAAGGAAACGATTCCTGGTCTGCGGCTGGTGGGGCTGGGACTGATCGTGGCGGGTGTGATTTTGGTGGTGTGGCAGCCGAAGTGAGGGGCGGGGTGGCTTGCTGCAAACGCCCCGGGAGTCAGTTGCGATAAGTAGCTAGACATGATTAAACTTAAAACGCTCAACTGAGTAGTTGCCGTCCCAGCCCCGCTGCTCGATCGCCTCGATGAGAGCTAGAGCCAGGTCATACTCATCATCAAACAAGCGACTGGCTAACTGCTCACGCTTGAGATTCAATCATTCGTCCTCAATGCGGTTCATCTGTGGGCTGTACGGTGGCAGGAAGCTGTACGGTGGCAGGAAAAAGATCGACAAGCCTTGTTCATGCCACTGTTGCCAGTATTGTTTGGCAAGCTTACTCCGGTGGGATGAAGCACCATCTTGAATGATGACGGTGAGTTGTCCAGTCGTCGCGAACCGTTCGGCAGCGCGTTGGGCCTGCCAATTCATCAAAGTCACGTAGCGCTCACTGTTGAAGCCACCTACTTACTTTCTGTGTTGATTTTGGATTTTGGATTTGCGATTTTGGAAGGCCCGTTTTGGAAGGCCCGTCCCGTGTCTGTGGCGCTTCCAGTAATTTCATTCGGAGCGCCGCTGGTTAGAGGGGATGTCATCTCAAACCAGGTTCAAACTCAAACCAGGTTCAAATCAGTGCAGCCACATCCCGACAGCCCGATATCCCACAGCCCGACACCCCACACCCGACATCAGAGATGCGTCAGGTCTTCTGGCATGTTGCAGTTCAACAAATGGGCAAAATCAACAGCCGGAATTTCGGCAACTGGATGCTGGGCTAGCCACTGCTGAAACGATCGCCCGCCCGCCTGCACAAAGTCGCGCAGCAGCGACAGGCTACTCAGGCGATAAAATCCACACAGCGGCTGCCAGCCCTGCGAATCGCGCGGCAAATAGGCGATCGCCCCCGACTGGACTGTTTCCAACTGCGCGGCCCACTGCTGCACCTC
The Thermoleptolyngbya sichuanensis A183 DNA segment above includes these coding regions:
- a CDS encoding DUF5340 domain-containing protein; translation: MEPIPLPSHIHYELLLQLLERQTTPAAQHQSQHQAQVHELISTLRKALTQQKRLEESLSRANVPIDYRWSLNSAGLETVSSEVR
- the trpC gene encoding indole-3-glycerol phosphate synthase TrpC, which encodes MQIRRRPPNPAVAVENLRYQISAPDAQPQHILEEIVWHKETEVDQMRERLSLLDLQKKVKDLPPPKDFVEALRQGKTRPALIAEVKKASPSKGVIREDFDPVAIARAYEQAGAACISVLTDEKFFQGSFAYLQQVRDAVDVPLLCKDFVIYPYQIYMARLHGADAVLLIAAILSDKDLQYFIKIVQALNMTALVEVHTLEELDRVLALQGVHLVGINNRNLQDFSVDLQTTCSLLADRQAQIQKQGILTVSESGLHTPADLSQVEQAGVEAVLIGESLVKQPDPGAAIASLFVC
- a CDS encoding coiled-coil domain-containing protein produces the protein MVAVEAPVVELSAELPVESPHTRLLSELAQLRSQDRERIARIHHLEQALDQALSCMDELRLQMQDQGLLETQLAATEKFASVQQQAIARLKVRLKQQQQTIDAHLAEAYERDRQAQEKLAAAEARFQAQQEELDRLRIQLSGLSQGHGRDGWNGRESPDATRQRMQELEEAAQYAQELSYRLQEQLEASQQQVQRLAVALSAAETRVAEMESMMAQIQAAQGPSQEQPGGLRSALPSSAIRTRPVARRTNAIATLGQDLARAQIKADELEIELGRQMRLQTLWLQNNRELEAECDRYRARIADLEAQNSDIQEQIFHHARQVSEYEATIHHWKDQYIASQRQIASFKELLDSVQVHLLASEQVDPELTAIFSELMTMMEVVATLDSNSLSSLSAPPVSRFNPLDLPDFLVRCRSHRHR
- the lpdA gene encoding dihydrolipoyl dehydrogenase, which produces MSEAFDYDLVIIGAGVGGHGAALHAVSSGLKTAIVEAADMGGTCVNRGCIPSKALLAASGRVRELRDAHHLKNLGIQLGNVGFDRQAIADHAANLVSKIQGDLTNSLKRLGVDIIHGWARLAGPQKVSIATAEGEKTVTAKDIILSPGSVPFVPPGIELDGKTVFTSDDAIKLDWLPNWVAVIGSGYIGLEFADVYTALGSEVTIVEALDQLMPGFDPDIAKLAQRILIAPRDIETRVGLLAKTVKPGSPVVIELADVKTKEIVEVLEVDACLVATGRIPATKDLGLETVGIELDRRGFIPVNDQMQVLIDGQPAPHLWSIGDATGKMMLAHAASAQGIVAVENMCDRPRQVDYRSIPAAAFTHPEVSFVGMTEPAAVELGKAEGFKVAVSRSYFKGNSKALAEGETDGVAKVIYREDTGEVLGAHIIGLHASDLIQEAANAIAQRRSVSDLAFLVHTHPTLSEVLDEAYKRAVTAH
- a CDS encoding EamA family transporter, whose product is METFSAGLAVTPAELALLLSSIALGVAGQFFLKSGALKLGRVEASNAISHVLSILTVPDLLIGLACYGLGAVVYILVLTRVKLSVVGPTVALSYVFSVLLGYFVFKETIPGLRLVGLGLIVAGVILVVWQPK